One region of Streptomyces rishiriensis genomic DNA includes:
- a CDS encoding YybH family protein produces the protein MGVNKEEISETVLELEKSFNERWSVGDNRGYLDNYAEEISYFDPIEKDLVVGRDATVAHIEAIYSDPHIVRNEYLNPVVHVSDGGDFALLAYNLNTYVLDDNGNERQLRAWNATEAYRLIDDEWRIVHSNWAFAQTATGATAS, from the coding sequence ATGGGCGTCAACAAGGAAGAAATCAGCGAGACCGTTCTGGAACTGGAGAAGTCCTTCAACGAGCGGTGGAGCGTCGGCGACAACCGCGGCTACCTCGACAACTACGCCGAGGAGATCAGCTACTTCGACCCCATCGAGAAGGACCTGGTCGTCGGCCGTGACGCGACCGTCGCCCACATCGAGGCGATCTACTCCGACCCGCACATCGTGCGCAACGAGTACCTCAACCCCGTCGTGCACGTCAGCGACGGTGGTGACTTCGCCCTCCTGGCCTACAACCTGAACACCTACGTGCTCGACGACAACGGCAACGAGCGGCAGCTGCGCGCCTGGAACGCCACCGAGGCATACCGGCTGATCGACGACGAGTGGCGCATCGTGCACTCCAACTGGGCGTTCGCCCAGACCGCGACAGGAGCGACCGCGTCCTGA
- a CDS encoding helix-turn-helix domain-containing protein, with product MSTLEDFFAEHDDWPWNPPLPGRATFHYLILVTEGELLHDVDHVTRTVACGQWLWVRPGHAQCWHPPGAARGLFILFEPDVLTSDAARLLAPLTAHEAPAVLSPHPDDASWLRQTALQLLDEHRALGRRRLDVHHALRRSLLESLLLRLANSPDVTSTGASAGGTGRSVTYARFADALELHFRELHRAADYAGLLGCSVRTLSRAARDATGKGVREVIDERRLLEARRLLGGGGWDARAVAVHLGFTDPANFGRFFRGHTGLTPAAFAAREAGTGR from the coding sequence GTGAGCACCCTCGAGGACTTCTTCGCCGAGCACGACGACTGGCCGTGGAATCCGCCCCTTCCGGGCCGCGCCACCTTCCACTACCTGATCCTCGTCACCGAGGGCGAGCTGCTCCACGATGTCGACCACGTCACGCGGACCGTCGCCTGCGGCCAGTGGCTGTGGGTGCGTCCCGGGCACGCGCAGTGCTGGCATCCTCCGGGCGCCGCCCGCGGCTTGTTCATCCTGTTCGAGCCGGACGTGCTGACGTCCGACGCCGCCCGCCTGCTGGCCCCGCTCACCGCGCACGAGGCCCCTGCCGTCCTCAGCCCGCACCCCGATGACGCGTCCTGGCTGAGGCAGACGGCGCTCCAACTCCTGGACGAGCACCGTGCACTGGGGCGCCGCCGGCTCGACGTCCACCACGCACTGCGGCGCAGTCTGCTCGAATCGCTGCTGCTGCGCCTCGCCAATTCCCCGGATGTCACCTCCACCGGCGCGTCGGCGGGCGGCACGGGCCGCAGCGTCACGTACGCACGGTTCGCGGACGCCCTTGAGCTGCACTTCCGGGAACTGCACCGGGCTGCGGACTATGCCGGGCTGCTGGGCTGTTCGGTCCGGACCCTCAGCCGCGCGGCCCGGGACGCCACCGGCAAGGGGGTGCGTGAGGTCATCGACGAGCGGCGGCTGCTCGAAGCCCGGCGTCTGCTGGGAGGCGGCGGTTGGGACGCCCGGGCGGTGGCCGTCCATCTCGGGTTCACCGATCCCGCGAACTTCGGCCGCTTCTTCCGTGGCCACACCGGTCTCACCCCGGCCGCCTTCGCGGCCCGCGAAGCCGGGACCGGCAGGTGA